Proteins encoded within one genomic window of Comamonas endophytica:
- a CDS encoding LysR family transcriptional regulator, whose translation MQRIKFDIGELMAFVVTAEKRNFRLAAEALFLSPPALSRRVERLETAVGARLLERTTRHVELTAVGQEFLQEARAALATLDDAVLRVASQLQLRRGRVTVACIPSVATHLLPAVLRAFALEQPEVQVHVIDESAQQVLDCVLRGEADFGVSFTGSQESSLRFEALTRERYMLAMPHDHPWANRAEVAWAELAGKRLVSVSHLSANRLLLDQVMAELPEQPVAWYECNHVSGALALVEAGLGMAALPQLALRQSNREVRGVPLTGPEVWRTLGLIQKRDRVLSPSAQALRECILKTRH comes from the coding sequence ATGCAACGCATTAAGTTCGACATAGGCGAATTGATGGCATTCGTGGTCACGGCGGAAAAACGCAACTTCCGGCTGGCAGCCGAGGCCCTGTTTCTGTCTCCTCCGGCTTTGAGTCGCCGGGTAGAGCGGCTCGAGACAGCGGTGGGAGCGCGGTTGCTCGAGCGCACCACCCGACATGTCGAACTGACGGCGGTAGGCCAGGAGTTCCTGCAGGAGGCGCGCGCAGCGCTGGCCACGCTGGATGACGCAGTGCTGAGAGTGGCTAGCCAACTCCAGCTGCGACGTGGACGGGTCACCGTTGCCTGCATTCCCTCCGTCGCCACCCATTTGCTGCCTGCGGTATTGCGGGCTTTCGCGCTGGAACAGCCTGAAGTGCAAGTGCATGTCATCGATGAAAGCGCCCAGCAGGTCTTGGACTGCGTGCTGCGCGGAGAAGCCGACTTCGGGGTGAGCTTCACTGGGAGCCAGGAATCGTCACTTCGGTTCGAGGCTTTGACACGTGAACGCTACATGTTGGCCATGCCGCATGACCACCCGTGGGCCAACAGAGCGGAGGTGGCGTGGGCGGAACTGGCTGGGAAGCGGCTGGTGTCGGTGTCACATCTCAGCGCCAACCGCTTGCTGTTGGACCAGGTGATGGCAGAACTGCCGGAGCAGCCCGTCGCATGGTACGAGTGCAATCATGTCTCCGGTGCATTGGCTTTGGTCGAGGCTGGGCTGGGCATGGCAGCCCTCCCACAACTTGCGCTGCGTCAATCGAATCGGGAGGTCCGCGGCGTGCCATTGACAGGGCCAGAGGTATGGAGAACGTTGGGTCTGATTCAAAAGCGCGATCGGGTGCTCAGTCCTTCAGCGCAAGCACTGCGCGAATGCATCTTGAAAACCCGGCACTGA
- a CDS encoding S9 family peptidase has protein sequence MQKHRNSFSESPKPFEATDLYLHFKITELEGSPTDERVACTVQSVDRENDSYRTKIWTYPTAAPAGGAGTQITQGNCNDHSPHWSPDGRQLAFVSDRNGGAQIYLLGMASAGDASASGGEARQLSQLPGGATSLRWMPDGRALLATSAVAVDPNLRGARSTQAAPARAKTAAEVVWKLPYKSDGMGYLLAREIHLFKIDATTGDGTQLTNGAFDVLAHSVSHDGQQLAYVRTREGRFAHETDLWTCTADGENHVCVVNTHAHTMQPMWSPSGRYIAFTGAVQAGDAVAWLWLYDTATGKTRQLGDVEVADPMSVHWKDDNTLVFLRAHRGRHEVARMTLDGKHKTLLGGDHQIGAFGWTAKHFAMAIDHPAQPCELHVCGGQDCNNSLHQVSDLNPWWKERTAIQVDAVSFQVPGDSDETEEIEGWLIRAKDNTGPSPLFNDIHGGPAAYALLDFDSTVHWQVLCSQGWAILALNAVGSASFGQDFNHRLAGLWGMLDMPQHLAAIASLQADGVCDERLAVCGKSYGGYLTAWTIGHTDLFKAAVVMAPVGNIETHYGTSDGGYYADPFYMATAPRFDREKARSLSPLQHIEKANTPTLFMQGKEDERCPKCQSEELFVSFMRASDSPTELVLYPDEGHGFLGEGAPACRADASQRIVNWVSQHVLSGEGTAASAVRRTKVSSV, from the coding sequence ATGCAAAAACACCGGAACAGCTTTTCCGAATCGCCTAAGCCTTTTGAAGCGACCGATCTGTATCTGCATTTCAAAATCACCGAACTGGAAGGCTCGCCCACGGACGAACGTGTCGCGTGCACGGTCCAGTCGGTCGACCGTGAGAACGACAGCTACCGCACCAAGATCTGGACCTACCCGACGGCTGCACCTGCGGGCGGGGCAGGCACCCAGATCACGCAGGGCAACTGCAACGACCACTCGCCCCACTGGTCGCCCGATGGCCGCCAGTTGGCCTTTGTCTCCGACCGCAATGGCGGCGCGCAGATCTATCTGCTGGGCATGGCCTCGGCGGGTGACGCAAGCGCCAGCGGCGGCGAAGCGCGCCAGCTCAGCCAACTGCCGGGCGGGGCCACCAGCCTGCGCTGGATGCCGGACGGCCGGGCCCTGCTGGCGACGTCGGCGGTGGCGGTGGATCCGAACCTGCGCGGCGCACGCAGCACCCAGGCTGCACCCGCGCGCGCGAAAACTGCGGCCGAGGTGGTCTGGAAGCTGCCCTACAAATCCGACGGCATGGGCTATTTGCTCGCGCGCGAGATCCACCTGTTCAAGATCGATGCGACCACGGGCGATGGCACCCAGCTGACCAACGGAGCCTTCGACGTGCTGGCGCACAGCGTCTCGCACGACGGCCAGCAGCTTGCCTACGTCCGCACCCGCGAAGGCCGCTTTGCGCATGAAACCGATCTGTGGACTTGCACGGCCGATGGCGAAAACCATGTGTGCGTGGTGAATACCCATGCACACACCATGCAGCCCATGTGGTCGCCTTCGGGCCGCTACATCGCGTTCACGGGGGCAGTGCAGGCGGGCGACGCCGTGGCTTGGCTGTGGCTGTACGACACCGCCACCGGCAAGACGCGGCAGCTCGGCGATGTCGAGGTGGCGGACCCGATGTCGGTGCACTGGAAGGACGACAACACCCTCGTGTTCTTGCGTGCACACCGTGGCCGCCACGAGGTCGCGCGCATGACGCTGGACGGGAAGCACAAGACGCTGCTGGGCGGTGACCACCAGATCGGCGCTTTCGGCTGGACGGCCAAGCACTTCGCCATGGCCATCGACCACCCCGCGCAGCCATGCGAGCTGCATGTGTGCGGTGGCCAGGACTGCAACAACAGCCTGCACCAGGTCAGCGACCTCAACCCCTGGTGGAAAGAGCGCACGGCGATCCAGGTCGATGCAGTGTCCTTCCAGGTGCCGGGAGACAGCGACGAGACTGAAGAGATCGAAGGCTGGCTCATCCGTGCGAAAGACAACACCGGCCCGTCGCCCCTGTTCAATGACATACACGGTGGTCCCGCAGCCTATGCGTTGCTGGACTTTGACAGCACGGTGCATTGGCAGGTGCTGTGCTCTCAAGGCTGGGCGATTCTCGCACTCAACGCCGTTGGCTCCGCGAGCTTCGGACAGGACTTCAATCACCGGCTCGCGGGACTATGGGGCATGCTCGACATGCCGCAGCACCTGGCGGCCATTGCTTCGCTGCAGGCCGACGGCGTGTGCGATGAGCGCCTGGCCGTCTGCGGAAAGTCGTACGGCGGCTACCTCACCGCCTGGACCATCGGCCACACCGACCTCTTCAAGGCGGCCGTGGTGATGGCGCCCGTAGGCAACATCGAGACCCACTACGGCACGTCGGACGGCGGCTACTACGCCGATCCTTTCTATATGGCCACCGCGCCCCGTTTCGACCGCGAAAAGGCGCGCAGCCTGTCGCCGCTGCAGCACATCGAGAAAGCGAACACGCCCACGCTGTTCATGCAGGGCAAGGAGGACGAACGCTGCCCGAAGTGCCAATCCGAAGAGCTGTTTGTGAGCTTCATGCGCGCCAGCGATTCGCCCACCGAACTGGTGCTGTACCCCGACGAGGGCCACGGCTTTTTGGGCGAAGGTGCGCCGGCATGCCGTGCCGACGCGTCGCAGCGAATCGTCAATTGGGTCTCGCAGCATGTGCTGTCGGGAGAAGGCACGGCCGCCAGTGCCGTGCGCCGGACGAAGGTCAGCAGCGTTTGA
- a CDS encoding AEC family transporter, with amino-acid sequence MTGRHKRLICAAVNYAQLLFPDFSLILLGYLLCRFTPLNRSVWQGAEALVYYLLFPVLLFHSIVKSPLDWAATSSLIAAGVSAGLAGIALAYSLPWWPGLRGKVQIRDHASCAQIAFRFNSFIGLALADRLAGAQGLFFISVLIGFCVPLFNIAAVWPMAREGQQSFAGQLVRNPLIVATALGLAANLLGFRLPEWLEPPVSRIGAASIALGLMSAGAGMQFGLLAQAKRLSAAVLAIRHLIQPLLALAAIHVFGLQAQQALILLLFSALPTASTCYVLAARMGYNGPYVAGLVTLSTFLGVLSLPYALALVPAP; translated from the coding sequence GTGACAGGTCGGCATAAGCGGTTAATCTGTGCGGCTGTGAACTACGCTCAACTCCTCTTCCCCGACTTCTCGCTGATCCTGCTGGGCTATCTGCTGTGCCGATTCACTCCGCTCAACCGCTCCGTCTGGCAAGGCGCAGAGGCACTGGTGTACTACCTGCTGTTTCCGGTGCTGCTGTTTCACTCGATCGTCAAAAGCCCGCTGGACTGGGCCGCCACGTCCAGTCTGATTGCCGCTGGCGTGAGCGCAGGGCTGGCAGGCATCGCGCTGGCCTATAGCCTGCCGTGGTGGCCCGGACTGCGCGGCAAGGTGCAGATTCGCGACCATGCCAGCTGCGCGCAGATCGCCTTTCGCTTCAACTCTTTCATCGGGCTGGCACTGGCCGACCGGCTTGCCGGCGCGCAGGGCCTGTTTTTCATCTCGGTGCTGATTGGTTTTTGCGTGCCCCTGTTCAATATCGCCGCGGTCTGGCCCATGGCGCGCGAGGGCCAGCAAAGCTTTGCCGGCCAGCTGGTGCGCAACCCGCTGATCGTCGCGACGGCCCTGGGCCTTGCGGCCAATTTGCTGGGTTTTCGCCTGCCCGAGTGGCTCGAACCACCGGTCTCGCGCATCGGCGCCGCGTCCATTGCGCTGGGATTGATGTCGGCCGGCGCAGGCATGCAGTTTGGTTTGCTCGCACAGGCAAAACGCCTGAGCGCGGCCGTGCTGGCCATCCGCCACCTGATCCAGCCCCTGCTTGCGCTGGCGGCCATCCATGTGTTTGGCCTGCAAGCGCAGCAAGCCTTGATCCTGCTGCTGTTTTCCGCGCTGCCCACGGCATCGACTTGCTATGTGCTGGCGGCCCGGATGGGCTACAACGGGCCCTATGTGGCGGGCCTGGTCACGCTTTCCACTTTTCTGGGCGTGCTGAGCCTGCCCTATGCCTTGGCCTTGGTGCCTGCGCCGTAG
- a CDS encoding Fur family transcriptional regulator: MENVDSPQSDLQRRSSRQRDAVQHVIEQAQQPLLPPEILTLAQAALPTLGIATVYRNLKILLDAGEVKAVELPGESTRYESAHRGHHHHFHCNSCQQVFVIPGCPPDLDQFAPKGYKVSRHELTLYGTCAQCMRGAG; encoded by the coding sequence ATGGAAAATGTCGATTCACCGCAGAGCGATCTGCAGCGCCGCAGCAGCCGCCAGCGCGATGCGGTCCAGCATGTCATCGAGCAGGCGCAGCAGCCGCTGCTGCCGCCGGAGATCCTCACTCTCGCCCAGGCGGCCCTGCCGACGCTGGGCATTGCCACGGTCTACCGCAACCTGAAGATCCTGCTCGATGCCGGCGAAGTGAAGGCCGTCGAGCTACCCGGCGAGTCAACGCGTTACGAGAGCGCCCACCGCGGGCACCACCACCACTTCCACTGCAACAGCTGCCAGCAGGTCTTTGTCATCCCGGGCTGCCCGCCCGATCTGGACCAGTTCGCTCCCAAGGGATACAAGGTCTCGCGCCACGAGCTCACGCTGTACGGCACCTGCGCCCAATGCATGCGGGGGGCGGGCTGA
- a CDS encoding TonB-dependent siderophore receptor, which yields MNALWMRQQKMGLPMAALALLAADALAQDGSAPAPALATVEVRSAAIPAVTTEGRPGYAATHATVGGKDATPLLEIPQSVSVITRARIEDQNLQTAEDALRQVTGVTVTPWDGATSQIRSRGYFLEPSLDGIPGYGGLNATQQFDLAMFDRVEVLRGPSGLFQGSGQPGGSVNFVRRQGLSEFAGDASVSVGSWSQRQAQASVGGALNADRTLRSRIVLSGSDRDFHYDRAHGRRAMAYGALDYDLSPATTLSLYGAFQDDKTNPFSGLPAYADGRFIDAPRSTNPYPGWAVMDNTAALLAAEAEHRWSNGWKLRARYSRQLQDSDLRDSYPTAGVNAATGLVPYARRGWDSQTARDTVDVYASGPFRLLGRAHAATVGWNYGKVASDTDYGPNDTVPGISIRQPDAVPELHIPPYVRGYSDETRQRGIYGQLRLSLSDALTLVTGARASDFSVRSRSTVPGVVTPGWTQGARETGEISPYAALVVQLAPGTTAYGSYSDIFMPQTAKDAAGRTLQPRVGRQIELGVKRSLLDGRLLASAAVFRTRDENRSMPDTAHPGSFVQAGKVQVQGWEVELSGSPLAQLELSLGYARLDTRYLAHQTLAGTAFTLFEPRHSLKGYAHYRLGGGAWSVGGGVQITSAVIGTGVPGTREAGGYGIASVQLGYQISPQTSVALALNNAFDRHYYARVGGLNSYNTYGEPRSAMLTLRSQF from the coding sequence ATGAACGCTTTATGGATGCGGCAGCAGAAGATGGGTCTCCCGATGGCGGCATTGGCATTGCTGGCGGCGGACGCCCTGGCCCAGGACGGCAGCGCGCCAGCGCCTGCGCTGGCCACGGTGGAGGTGCGCAGCGCCGCCATTCCCGCCGTCACCACCGAGGGCCGGCCGGGCTATGCGGCAACGCATGCGACCGTCGGCGGCAAGGACGCGACGCCCCTGCTGGAAATACCGCAGTCCGTGAGCGTGATCACCCGCGCCCGCATCGAGGACCAGAACCTGCAGACGGCCGAGGATGCATTGCGCCAGGTGACGGGTGTCACCGTCACCCCCTGGGACGGCGCGACCTCGCAGATCCGCTCGCGTGGCTATTTCCTGGAGCCGAGCCTGGATGGCATTCCCGGCTATGGCGGGTTGAATGCGACGCAGCAGTTCGACCTGGCAATGTTCGACCGGGTCGAGGTGCTGCGTGGCCCCAGCGGACTCTTCCAGGGCTCGGGCCAGCCCGGCGGAAGCGTCAACTTCGTGCGCCGCCAGGGCCTGTCCGAGTTTGCCGGCGATGCCTCGGTGTCCGTCGGCTCCTGGTCGCAGCGCCAGGCGCAGGCCAGCGTCGGCGGCGCGCTCAATGCGGACAGGACGCTGCGCAGCCGCATCGTCCTGTCCGGCAGCGACCGCGACTTCCACTACGACCGGGCGCACGGGCGCCGGGCCATGGCCTACGGCGCGCTGGACTATGACCTGAGCCCGGCCACCACGCTGTCGCTGTACGGCGCCTTCCAGGACGACAAGACCAACCCCTTCTCCGGGCTGCCGGCGTATGCCGACGGACGCTTCATCGACGCGCCGCGCTCCACCAATCCCTATCCCGGCTGGGCCGTCATGGACAACACGGCGGCGCTGCTTGCGGCCGAGGCCGAGCACCGCTGGAGCAACGGCTGGAAGCTGCGCGCGCGCTACAGCCGCCAGCTGCAGGATTCGGACCTGCGCGACAGCTACCCCACGGCGGGCGTCAATGCCGCCACCGGGCTGGTGCCCTATGCGCGCCGCGGCTGGGATTCGCAGACTGCGCGCGATACCGTCGATGTCTACGCCTCGGGGCCGTTTCGCCTGCTGGGCCGCGCGCATGCAGCCACCGTGGGCTGGAACTACGGCAAGGTGGCCAGCGACACCGACTACGGCCCCAACGATACGGTGCCGGGCATCTCCATCCGCCAGCCCGATGCCGTGCCCGAGCTGCATATCCCGCCCTATGTGCGCGGCTACAGCGATGAAACGCGCCAGCGCGGCATCTACGGCCAGCTGCGCCTGAGCCTGAGCGATGCGCTGACATTGGTCACCGGCGCGCGCGCCAGCGATTTCTCGGTGCGCTCGCGCAGCACCGTGCCGGGCGTCGTCACGCCGGGCTGGACCCAGGGCGCGCGCGAGACCGGCGAGATCAGCCCCTATGCCGCGCTGGTGGTACAGCTCGCCCCTGGCACCACAGCCTACGGCAGCTACTCCGACATCTTCATGCCGCAGACCGCCAAGGATGCGGCCGGGCGCACGCTGCAGCCGCGCGTGGGCCGGCAGATCGAGTTGGGCGTGAAGAGGAGCCTGCTGGACGGGCGCCTGCTGGCGTCGGCCGCGGTCTTTCGCACGCGCGACGAGAACCGATCGATGCCGGACACGGCCCACCCGGGCTCCTTCGTGCAGGCCGGCAAGGTGCAGGTCCAGGGCTGGGAGGTCGAGCTCAGCGGCAGCCCGCTCGCGCAGCTCGAGCTGTCGCTGGGCTACGCGCGCCTGGACACGCGGTATCTCGCGCACCAGACGCTGGCCGGCACCGCCTTCACGCTGTTCGAGCCGCGCCACAGCCTCAAGGGCTATGCGCATTACCGCCTGGGCGGCGGAGCCTGGTCGGTGGGCGGCGGCGTGCAGATCACCAGCGCCGTGATCGGCACCGGCGTGCCCGGCACGCGCGAGGCCGGCGGCTACGGCATCGCCAGCGTGCAGCTGGGCTATCAGATCAGCCCGCAGACCTCGGTGGCGCTGGCGCTGAACAATGCTTTCGACCGCCACTACTACGCCCGGGTCGGCGGCCTGAACTCATACAACACCTATGGCGAGCCGCGCAGTGCAATGCTGACGCTGCGCTCGCAGTTCTAG
- a CDS encoding DUF1624 domain-containing protein, translating into MTTIPTAATAGNASSAVNIPAIPAQAASTRLGAIDSLRGLVIVFMLLDHVRETFFLHRQVPDPMVVADTPPDLFFSRLLAHLCAPVFVFLTGLSAFLYGSRHGNAGRAASSAFLFKRGLFLVLLEVTVVNFAWTFQFPPAKVFLQVIWVIGLSMIALAALLWLPRRALIALGVVLVAGHNLLDGLHFPAGHAMYVPWAVLHDRGWIEVSESLRLRTSYPLLPWIGVIALGYAAGPWFGPGVNAAQRQPRLLGWGLGLVAGFIVLRALNFYGDKPWVSGETGLQTLMGFVNITKYPPSLLFVALTLGIGLLVLRAFDRHPGAAWLRPLAVFGAAPMFFYVLHLYLLKFLYLGAEAVWGHNHGEYFGFGGMGGVWLCTLVLAVALYPVVKAFAAFKARRRDLAWLKYL; encoded by the coding sequence ATGACAACAATCCCCACAGCGGCGACCGCCGGCAATGCGTCGAGCGCAGTGAACATACCAGCAATACCCGCACAGGCCGCCTCCACCCGCCTCGGTGCGATCGATTCTCTGCGCGGCCTCGTGATCGTGTTCATGCTGCTCGACCATGTGCGCGAGACCTTCTTCCTGCACCGCCAGGTGCCCGATCCGATGGTGGTGGCCGATACCCCGCCCGATCTTTTCTTCAGCCGCCTGCTGGCGCATCTGTGCGCGCCGGTGTTCGTCTTCCTCACGGGCCTGTCGGCCTTTCTCTACGGCAGCCGCCACGGCAATGCGGGCCGCGCCGCCTCATCGGCCTTCCTGTTCAAGCGCGGGCTCTTCCTGGTGCTGCTGGAGGTCACCGTCGTCAACTTCGCCTGGACCTTCCAGTTCCCGCCGGCCAAGGTGTTCCTGCAGGTGATCTGGGTGATCGGCCTGTCGATGATCGCGCTGGCCGCGCTGCTGTGGCTGCCGCGCCGCGCGCTGATCGCTCTGGGTGTGGTGCTGGTGGCCGGCCACAACCTGCTCGACGGGCTGCACTTCCCGGCTGGCCATGCGATGTACGTGCCCTGGGCCGTGTTGCATGACCGCGGCTGGATCGAGGTGTCCGAATCGCTGCGGCTGCGCACCTCCTACCCGCTGCTGCCGTGGATCGGCGTGATCGCGCTCGGCTATGCCGCCGGGCCGTGGTTCGGGCCGGGCGTGAATGCAGCGCAGCGCCAGCCCCGGCTGCTGGGCTGGGGCCTGGGCCTCGTCGCCGGCTTCATCGTGCTGCGCGCCCTGAACTTCTACGGCGACAAGCCCTGGGTGAGCGGCGAGACGGGACTGCAGACGCTGATGGGCTTCGTCAACATCACCAAGTATCCGCCTTCGCTCCTGTTTGTCGCGCTCACCCTGGGCATCGGTCTGTTGGTGCTGCGTGCCTTCGACCGCCATCCCGGCGCGGCCTGGCTGCGGCCGCTGGCCGTGTTCGGCGCGGCGCCGATGTTCTTCTACGTGCTGCACCTGTACCTGCTCAAGTTCCTCTACCTCGGCGCCGAGGCGGTCTGGGGCCACAACCACGGCGAGTACTTCGGCTTCGGCGGCATGGGCGGCGTGTGGCTGTGCACGCTGGTGCTGGCGGTGGCGCTGTACCCGGTAGTCAAGGCGTTCGCGGCCTTCAAGGCGCGGCGCAGGGACCTGGCATGGCTCAAGTACCTATGA
- a CDS encoding BLUF domain-containing protein, producing MNSNLHCMIYHSRLAPNAPVSCVSDIIKTARSFNAIHGLTGILIFDGQHFLQYLEGPQMPLQDLMVRIAQDPRHVNFTLQHYGSLAGERGFRNWSMGYSEIEDADPLAELGAVTGEEALAQLHRLVPMLDIA from the coding sequence TTGAACTCCAACCTTCACTGCATGATCTATCACAGCCGCCTGGCGCCCAATGCGCCGGTGAGCTGTGTTTCCGACATCATCAAAACTGCCCGTAGCTTCAACGCAATCCATGGGCTCACTGGCATCCTGATTTTCGATGGCCAGCATTTCCTGCAATACCTTGAGGGACCGCAGATGCCGCTGCAGGATCTCATGGTGCGCATTGCCCAGGATCCGCGGCATGTGAACTTCACCCTCCAGCACTATGGCAGCCTCGCCGGCGAGCGCGGATTCCGCAACTGGTCCATGGGCTATTCGGAGATCGAAGACGCTGATCCATTGGCCGAGCTGGGTGCAGTGACGGGCGAAGAGGCGCTGGCGCAGTTGCATAGGTTGGTGCCTATGCTCGACATTGCATAG
- a CDS encoding methyl-accepting chemotaxis protein has product MFFSRMTVAARLYLGFGLILALLVVVTGVAVVKVDRIDRALRANSEIYSQVQRNAINFRGSAHDRSIAVRDLVLSPTQRERDQEMATIEALAAFYARSAKSLEALLALPAVSPEVHPLYADIQKAESQAVATTNAIIAQVRAGDTGAVNTLWSQAKPQYVQWLASINRLIDLKEKHIQAANQGAMDEASGFLRVMFTALTLALIMSAAVAWSVARSIVRQLGAEPKALANVARHVAEGGLHPVAGVARAQPDSVLSYLGAMQASLAKVVDNMRRASDAVTQGADEIAAGSAGLLQRTEEQASNLQQASASMEEMTASVKHNADTARQAARLAASASDAAQRGGEVVTQVVHTMEDISASSQRIANIIGVIDSIAFQTNILALNAAVEAARAGEEGRGFAVVASEVRALAQRSADAAREIKALIDTSVVKVEQGTQLVHDAGATMTDIVAQAQRVAGLIAEISSATAEQTQGIAQVGGAVAHLDQATQQNAAMVEQSATAAHALRHQAAQLAAAVRVFQLADAGAGAPDRGQPFQRFARTEPIPALLPAAQ; this is encoded by the coding sequence ATGTTTTTTTCACGAATGACTGTCGCCGCCCGTCTGTACCTGGGCTTTGGCTTGATCTTGGCCTTGCTGGTGGTGGTCACCGGCGTGGCTGTGGTCAAGGTGGACCGTATCGATCGCGCCTTGCGTGCCAACTCGGAGATCTACTCGCAGGTGCAGCGCAATGCGATCAACTTTCGTGGATCGGCCCATGACCGCTCCATCGCGGTGCGCGATCTGGTGTTGAGCCCGACGCAACGCGAGCGTGACCAGGAAATGGCCACCATCGAGGCGCTGGCGGCCTTCTATGCCCGATCGGCCAAGTCGCTGGAGGCCTTGCTGGCACTGCCCGCAGTGAGCCCCGAGGTTCATCCCTTGTATGCCGATATCCAGAAAGCCGAAAGCCAGGCGGTGGCGACGACCAACGCCATCATCGCGCAAGTGCGTGCCGGGGATACGGGGGCAGTGAACACTCTCTGGAGCCAAGCCAAACCCCAGTACGTGCAATGGCTGGCGTCGATCAACCGCCTGATCGACCTGAAGGAAAAGCACATCCAGGCCGCCAACCAAGGCGCCATGGATGAGGCCAGCGGCTTCCTGCGCGTCATGTTCACGGCCTTGACGCTGGCGCTGATCATGAGTGCGGCCGTTGCCTGGAGCGTGGCGCGCAGTATCGTGCGCCAGCTGGGCGCGGAGCCGAAGGCCTTGGCCAATGTCGCGCGCCATGTCGCCGAAGGCGGCCTGCACCCCGTCGCAGGCGTGGCCCGCGCACAGCCAGACAGCGTGCTGTCATACCTGGGAGCGATGCAGGCGAGCCTGGCGAAGGTGGTGGACAACATGCGCCGTGCGTCGGATGCGGTCACGCAAGGCGCGGATGAGATTGCCGCGGGCAGCGCCGGGTTGCTGCAACGCACCGAGGAGCAGGCCAGCAACTTGCAGCAGGCCTCCGCCTCGATGGAGGAGATGACCGCATCGGTCAAGCACAACGCCGACACGGCCCGGCAAGCTGCCCGGCTTGCCGCATCGGCCAGCGATGCCGCACAAAGGGGCGGCGAGGTGGTGACGCAGGTCGTGCACACCATGGAGGACATCAGTGCGAGCAGCCAGCGCATCGCCAACATCATCGGGGTCATCGACTCCATCGCTTTTCAGACCAATATCCTGGCGCTGAATGCTGCCGTGGAGGCCGCGCGCGCCGGCGAAGAGGGCCGCGGCTTTGCGGTCGTGGCGAGCGAGGTGCGGGCGCTGGCGCAACGCAGCGCCGATGCCGCACGGGAAATCAAGGCGCTGATCGACACCAGCGTGGTCAAGGTGGAGCAGGGCACGCAGCTGGTCCATGATGCCGGCGCCACCATGACCGATATCGTCGCCCAGGCACAGCGCGTGGCAGGCTTGATTGCCGAGATCAGCAGCGCGACGGCCGAACAGACCCAGGGGATCGCACAGGTGGGGGGGGCCGTGGCGCACCTGGACCAGGCCACCCAGCAGAACGCGGCCATGGTGGAGCAAAGTGCCACTGCGGCCCATGCCTTGCGGCACCAGGCAGCGCAGTTGGCGGCAGCGGTGCGGGTGTTCCAGCTGGCGGATGCCGGCGCCGGCGCGCCGGACCGTGGCCAGCCGTTCCAGCGCTTCGCGCGAACGGAACCCATACCGGCGCTGTTGCCAGCCGCGCAGTGA
- a CDS encoding MerR family transcriptional regulator: protein MTSLLASGSQGSLSITAVERETGLSKDTLRVWEKRYGFPRPLRDAADDRLYPLEQVQRLKLIRRLLDAGHRPGKVAGLNDDELQTLLDKIPSLSKTNDQIEGIRPDLIPLLDAIEAHDDQGLRYALTHAQMRMGLAPFVTEVVAPLTTAVGDAWAQGRFEIFEEHLYTEVIGSVLRGCIAPLSMSPRLHPPKVLLTTLPQELHGLGLLMVEALLLLEGCQCVSLGTQTPVIDIVRAAQAHQVDAVALSFSSLQGLATVQTSLRSLRSELRAETALWVGGSCQALHQRTWEGITALQALQDVPALVARWRETHR from the coding sequence ATGACTTCTCTCCTCGCCTCCGGTTCCCAAGGCAGCCTTTCGATCACGGCGGTCGAGCGTGAAACCGGGCTTTCAAAAGACACATTGCGCGTCTGGGAAAAACGGTATGGCTTTCCTCGGCCCCTGCGGGACGCAGCCGACGACCGGCTCTACCCGCTTGAGCAGGTGCAGCGTCTCAAGCTCATCCGACGTCTGCTGGACGCGGGCCATCGTCCGGGTAAAGTCGCGGGCCTCAACGATGACGAACTGCAGACATTGCTGGACAAAATACCATCTTTGTCCAAGACAAATGATCAAATCGAGGGAATCCGGCCCGATCTCATACCGCTGCTCGATGCGATCGAGGCACATGACGACCAGGGATTGAGATATGCCCTCACCCACGCCCAGATGCGCATGGGACTGGCTCCGTTCGTGACCGAAGTGGTCGCCCCGCTGACGACGGCCGTGGGTGATGCGTGGGCGCAGGGCAGGTTCGAGATCTTCGAAGAGCACCTGTATACGGAGGTGATCGGCAGCGTGCTGCGGGGCTGCATTGCCCCTTTGAGCATGTCTCCCCGGCTGCATCCGCCGAAAGTACTGCTCACCACGCTGCCCCAGGAGCTGCATGGCCTGGGTCTTCTGATGGTGGAGGCACTGCTGCTGCTCGAAGGCTGCCAGTGCGTCAGCCTGGGCACGCAAACGCCGGTCATCGACATCGTGCGCGCCGCGCAGGCGCACCAGGTCGACGCAGTGGCTCTGAGCTTCAGCAGCCTGCAAGGCCTGGCCACCGTTCAGACCAGCCTCAGGTCGCTACGCAGCGAGTTGCGTGCCGAAACCGCACTCTGGGTGGGCGGGTCCTGCCAGGCCCTGCATCAAAGGACCTGGGAGGGCATCACCGCTTTGCAGGCGCTTCAGGATGTACCTGCGCTGGTGGCGCGGTGGCGTGAGACGCACCGATAG